Proteins from a genomic interval of Stenotrophomonas sp. WZN-1:
- a CDS encoding ribonucleotide-diphosphate reductase subunit beta, producing MATPLDRIKILEPRHPNRSTGIINGRTSGILNWNDIPYPSFYRAYKELSTNFWIPDEVDMKLDARQYGELNAREKNAYDSIIGLLATLDSPQTRFIYNVAEYITDPAAHANAAIIGQQEVIHNESYSYVLASITDLPNQNRVFELARTHPTIIKRNAPIMGAYDDFMREKTAETLLKSLIQSSILEGINFYSGFAYFYNMVRQNRMTGTGKIISFINRDELAHTKFISELIRAIIGENPELQTNELTAYVHQAFEHAIELETQWSSEVLDGIDGIDVEEMTRYVKYRANKMAGMLGIERLYSDTTDNVMPWIKAYADNFTETKTDFFEMRNASYKKTNVDNGFDDL from the coding sequence ATGGCAACTCCTCTCGACCGCATCAAGATCCTCGAACCGCGCCATCCCAATCGCAGCACCGGCATCATCAACGGCCGTACCAGTGGCATCCTCAACTGGAACGACATCCCGTACCCGTCGTTCTATCGGGCCTACAAGGAACTGTCGACCAACTTCTGGATTCCCGACGAGGTCGACATGAAGCTTGATGCCCGCCAGTACGGCGAGCTCAACGCGCGCGAAAAGAACGCCTACGATTCGATCATCGGCCTGCTCGCCACGCTCGATTCACCGCAGACCCGTTTCATCTACAACGTCGCCGAGTACATCACCGACCCGGCCGCGCATGCCAACGCGGCGATCATCGGGCAGCAGGAAGTGATCCACAACGAGAGTTACAGCTACGTGCTGGCCTCGATCACCGACCTGCCGAACCAGAACCGCGTGTTTGAACTGGCGCGCACCCATCCGACCATCATCAAGCGCAACGCACCGATCATGGGCGCGTATGACGACTTCATGCGCGAGAAGACCGCCGAAACGCTGCTGAAATCGCTGATCCAGTCCTCGATCCTGGAGGGCATCAACTTCTATTCCGGGTTTGCGTACTTCTACAACATGGTGCGGCAGAACCGCATGACCGGCACCGGCAAGATCATCAGTTTCATCAACCGCGACGAGCTGGCCCATACCAAGTTCATCAGCGAGCTGATCCGCGCCATCATCGGCGAGAACCCGGAACTGCAGACCAACGAGTTGACCGCGTATGTGCACCAGGCGTTCGAGCACGCCATCGAACTGGAAACCCAGTGGTCGTCGGAAGTACTGGACGGCATCGACGGTATCGATGTGGAGGAAATGACGCGCTACGTGAAGTACCGCGCCAACAAGATGGCCGGCATGCTCGGCATCGAGCGCCTGTACAGCGACACCACCGACAACGTGATGCCGTGGATCAAGGCC